In Pseudofrankia saprophytica, one genomic interval encodes:
- a CDS encoding ribbon-helix-helix protein, CopG family, which translates to MPDATRLSVNINQESAAALKEITERRGISNTEAIRRAIAIYKLIEEETANGNKIQIKDGKTVREIVMLA; encoded by the coding sequence ATGCCTGACGCCACGCGGCTATCTGTAAATATCAATCAGGAATCGGCTGCCGCCCTTAAGGAGATCACGGAAAGGCGGGGAATCTCCAACACCGAGGCTATCCGGCGCGCCATTGCTATTTACAAGCTGATCGAAGAAGAGACCGCTAACGGCAACAAGATTCAGATCAAGGACGGCAAGACGGTTCGAGAGATCGTCATGCTTGCTTGA
- a CDS encoding Curculin domain protein (mannose-binding) lectin, producing the protein MEGTTGELGFPTSPERELYERFGRGQMQRFENGAILYYDEYDAVPVTGAGWHLVGRDEKVGDKCRFPLAGPQRLRDVSTDVIQQFEGGIVTVTGGRAEFWPTPAASRLLHRLEPGQALAVRECLYSPEQHRLTLREDGNLVLYRPGRTSGSGALWASDTAGRPAEKLMLRSDGNLVLCDGQARKHWESETAGNPGGVLVLQANGVLILCGVDGTILRSWPENR; encoded by the coding sequence ATGGAAGGAACCACCGGTGAGCTTGGCTTCCCGACCTCTCCGGAGCGGGAATTGTATGAGCGCTTCGGTCGCGGGCAGATGCAGCGTTTCGAGAATGGCGCGATCCTCTACTACGACGAGTACGACGCGGTCCCGGTGACCGGAGCCGGCTGGCATCTCGTCGGCCGAGACGAGAAGGTCGGGGATAAGTGCCGGTTCCCGCTCGCCGGCCCGCAGCGCCTCCGTGATGTCTCGACCGATGTCATCCAACAGTTCGAAGGCGGCATTGTCACGGTGACGGGCGGCCGAGCCGAGTTCTGGCCGACCCCGGCGGCCAGCCGCCTGCTCCATCGTCTTGAGCCAGGCCAGGCGCTTGCCGTCCGCGAGTGCCTCTACTCCCCAGAGCAGCACCGGCTGACCCTGCGGGAGGACGGGAATCTCGTGCTCTACCGTCCCGGCCGGACCTCAGGCTCGGGCGCGCTGTGGGCCAGCGACACCGCGGGTAGGCCTGCCGAGAAGCTCATGCTCCGCAGCGACGGCAACCTGGTCCTCTGTGACGGGCAGGCCAGGAAGCACTGGGAGAGCGAGACCGCGGGCAACCCCGGAGGGGTCCTCGTGCTCCAGGCCAACGGTGTCCTCATCCTTTGCGGGGTAGATGGGACCATCCTCAGATCGTGGCCGGAGAACAGATAG